A window of Maioricimonas rarisocia genomic DNA:
GTGTCCCGGATTACCGCCGAGAACGTCCTCCTGCGGCAGGATGGGCACGCTTTCCTCGTGCTGCGGGAGAATCTGTTTGCCTACACGGCGCTGATGCAACCGCCCGCAGACAACCCGGGATGCCATACGAATCCCGTCACAATCTGTGGTCCTCCAGGTGTTGGAAAGTCCCTGCTGGTTAAAAGTTACGTTCGCGACCGCATCGACCAGCAACCGGGAATTCCGGTCGTCCATGTCTCTGGAGCCCAGTTCATCGCCGATCTGGCCGAAGCCGCTGCCGAGAACCGCATCCCTCAATGGCAGCGGTCCCACCGGTCCGCAGGACTGTTCATCTGCGAAGATCTGCAGTCCCTGGCGACGCACGACGAAGCCCAGCAGCATCTGCAGGCCGCTATCGACGAAGTCGATGCGACCGGCGGGCAGGTCGTCCTGACAGCGTTGCGGCTGCCGGGTGAGATCAACGGTCTGTCGGCAAAGCTGGTGAATCGGTGCCACGGCGGCATCTGTGCCACGATTGACCTGCCCGGACCGGCCAGCCGCCGCAAGCTGCTCGACCATTTCCTTGCCGAACAGCAGCTCATCCTGCCGGAGGCACTGGTCGATGAACTGACCCGCGAGATGGCCGTCGCGCCGCGGGAACTTCGAGCCATTGTGCAGGAGCTGGCAGTGGCTACCCGGGGACAACCGAACATCCCGGAACAGCTCGTACGGAACGTGGTGAATCAACGGAAGGAAGAGTACGGTGTCACACTTCCCGATGTGGCCAGGGCTGTGGCCAAGCGGTTTGGAGTCGGGCTTTCGGCCCTGCGATCCGGCCGGCGACTTCGCTCGCTCGTCCTGCCCCGGCAAACAGCGATGCTGCTGGCCCGGGAGCTGACCGACGCCCGCTATGCCGAGATCGGGGAGTACTTCGGCGGTCGGAATCACAGCACGGTCGTACATGCCTGCCAGCGTATCCGCGAGTTGCTGGAGACCACACCGGAGCTGGCCAGTTCCGTTGACCAGGTGCGGACTCAACTCGTCTCGCGGCGGATCCCGGCGAAGTGTTGATGACATGTTGAGAGTGCGTGGCGCCTCCGACGCGCCAGCGAGGGGTTCGAAGCGAACGGACAGTGAGTGTTACCTCCCACGGCAGTTACCGACATCCCGCCAACAGAAAGCCACACGGATCCCACACGATATCGACAGGAATCCGGGGCGGGCGTCCATTTGCAAATGCAGACACCAGAAACATTTACGTGAGAGCAGCAGAGTATTCCACAATTCAGATGAGCCCCTGAATACTACTACTGCTAAACAAAATTCATTTAAGAAAACAGGACGGGGATGAATCCGTTCCCGTCAACAAAGCACGGAACCGCGTCATGAAGCTGGAATGTTCTCGCTCTCTGCTCGCTGCTGCATTTCAGACCGTCTCGGGAGTTGTTCCCACACGGACTCCCAATGAGATTCTCAAGAATGTGAAGCTCACGGTGGCAGACGGGACCGCCACTCTCGTGGGAACCGACCAGGAAGTCGGCGTCCGGTACGAGATCCCTGAGGTGGTCACCAGCTCGATGGGTGAAGTCCTGCTGCCGACGCAGCGGGTCTCGGCCATCCTGCGGGAAGTGCAGGATGACATGCTCACCTTCGAGGTGACCGAAGACGCATTGTGGATCCGGGCCGGACAGAGCGAGTTCCGGCTGTCGATCGAAGATCCCGGCGAATTCCCCGACGTGCCCACCTTCACCGACGAGGATTTCTTCGTCGTCACCGGCGGCAACTTCAAGAAGGGGATCCAGCGGACGCTCTTCGCCACCGACGTCGAAAGCACCCGCTACGCCCTTGGCGGCGTGCTCCTCGAACTGGCCGGCGAGACCATGACCATGGCGGCCACCGACAGTCGCCGTCTGGCGGTCTGCTCCTCCAGCTGTTCCACACAGGGAAACATCGAGCAGGATGAAACACGGCAGGTCGTTCCCTCCAAGGCGATGTCGCTGATCGAACGCAGCATTCACGACTCGGAGGCGGAGATTCGCGTCGCGGTCCATGCGAACGACGTGCTGGTCTCCAGCGGCAACACAACGATCTATGCACGACTCGTCGAAGGCCGGTTCCCCCGCTATCAGGACGTCGTGCCGAACGAGTTCGACATCACCATCGAACTTGTCGTCGCTCCGTTCCTGGCGGCTGTGCGGCAGGCGATGATCGTCACCAACGAGGAAAGCCGGGGCGTCGATTTCGCGTTCGGCAACGGCACGCTCACGCTCAACAGTTCGGCCAACGACGTGGGGACCTCGAAGATCCAGCTTCCCATCAGCTACGAGGGGGACGAGCTGGTGATCACGTTCGATCCGCGGTTCGTCGCCGAGTTCCTGCGGGTCCTCGACGGGGCCGATTCGGTCACGCTGAACCTGATCGACGCCAACAGTGCGGCCGTCTTCAAGGCGGACGAAAGCTACACCTACGTCGTCATGCCGCTGTCCCGCGAAGAGCGGTAGTCACTGGCGTGAGAGCCGACTGGCAGACTGACCGGCGCGGGCCGACCGCGTCGCCGTCCGGAACAGGATCGAGGATCGTGGAACGTTCAGGGAGGAAGACAACATCGGACGGATCATCCTCCAGGCCGCAGGCCCTGGGAGATGTCCTCTCACAACTCTTCGCCGCACGGGGCTATGGCCGTGTTCGCGGAGACCGGCATCTGCACGACGCCTGGGCGGATGTCGCTGGCGAGCAGATCCGGAAGCAGACAAAAGTGATGGCCCTGCGGAATGGCGTTCTGCAGGTGGCGGTTTCCAACTCGGCCCTCCTCAGCGAACTGGTCGCCTTCCACAAGGCGGAGCTGGTCGACCGGTTCCGCACCGACCATCCCGAATGCAAAGTCCGCGACCTGAAGTTCCGACTGCGGGGCGACCTGAAGTAGCTCATTCAACAACGCAACCTGACGAGCAGACAGACGGCGTCGCAACGGACGGGCAGGAGGCCCGATCCCCTCGGCCAGGCGGCCGGAGACTGCGACGATTTCCATCCAACTGGAGCAGATGAGTTGAGTAACGAGACACCCAATCAGCCGGATTCCGGTTACAGCGAAGCACAGATCCGTGCCCTGGAAGGAATCGAAGGGATCCGGCTGCGGCCCGACATGTACATCGGCGGAACCGATCTGCACGGCCTGCATCACCTGGTCTACGAGCTCGTTGCCAACAGTGTCGACGAGGCGGTCAACGGCTACGCCACCACCATCTCGGTCACCATCCATGGTGACGGCAGCTGCACCGTTGTCGACGACGGCCGCGGCATTCCCGTCGGTCCCATGCCCGACATGGAGAACCGCTCGGCCCTCGAGGTCGTCTTCACCGAGATCCATGCCGGGGGCAAGTTCGATCGCAAGAGTGGATACACCGTTGGTACCGGCGGACTGCACGGTGTGGGTATCACCGCGGTGAATGCCTGCAGCGAATGGCTCGAAGCCGAAGTGCGCCGCCAGGGACACGTCTGGACGATCGAGTTCCGCGAAGGGGTTGTCGAGACGCCGCTCAAGAAGGGAGGCGCGACTGACCAGACTGGTACGAAGATCACCTTCAAGCCGGACGGCACGATCTTTCAGACAACCAGCTTCTCATACGACGGCCTGCACAAGACCCTGCAGGATGCCGCCTTCCTGAATGCCGGTCTGCGGATCCGCATCTCGGACGAACGGACCGGCCAGTCCGACGAGTTCCACTACGAGGACGGCCTGGTCGCATTCGTCCAGCACCTCAACCGGACCGAGACCGCAATCTTTCCTACGGTCGTGCATGTTATCGGCGAGCATACCGGTGATACCGGACCGGTCGGTGTCGACGTCGCCCTGCAGTACAACGACGGGTTCTCCGAAAACATCCGGTGTTACTGCAACGGCATCTACAACAGCGAAGGTGGTACGCACCTCAGCGGGTTCCGCAGTGCCCTGACCCGCGTGCTGAACAACTACGGCCGCAAGGAAAACATCTTCAAGGACATTCAGCCCCAGGGGGAAGACTTCCGCGAAGGTCTGGCCGCCATCATCACGGTGCGGCATCCCGATCCGAAGTTCGAAGCCCAGACGAAGATCAAGCTGGTCAACTCCGACGTGGCCGGCATCGTCGAGTCGGTGGTTGCCGAAGGCCTCGCCAAGTTCCTCGAAGAGAACCCTTCGGTTGCCAAAGCGATCCTGAACAAGGGTCTGCGTGCAGCCGAAGCCCGCGAAGCGGCGCGCAAGGCCCGCGACCTGGCCCGCGACAAGTCGAAGGTGACCAGTGGCGGATTGCCGGAGAAGCTCCGTGATTGCCGCAACCACGACCTGAATCTCTCCGAGCTGTACCTGGTGGAAGGGGACTCGGCCGGTGGATCGGCCGATACCGGACGGGACTCGGCGACGCAGGCGATCCTGCCGCTGCGGGGGAAAATCCTCAACGTCGAGAAAGCCCAGCTCGTCAAGGTTCTGGCCAATACCGAAGTGGCGGCCATCTTCAAGGCGATCGGTATCTCTCCGATGGCCGAAGAGCAGGACATCGCCAAGCGGCGTTACGGCAAGATCATTCTGATGACCGATGCCGACGTCGACGGTTCACACATCCGTACGCTGCTGCTGACGTTCATCTTCCGGCACATGCGCGAACTGGTGAAGCAGGGCTGCGTCTACGTGGCCCAGCCGCCGCTGTACCGCGTGCTCTCCAAGACCCGCAAGAACCAGTCCCCCCGCTACGTGCAGACGCAGGAAGAGATGATGGCCGAGCTGCTCGAGCTGGGCCTGGGGGGTGCCTCGCTGCTGATCAAGCCGCGTGCCAACCTTCTTGCCGAACGGCTGGAACAGACCTCGGAACCGGCGACCGAAGCCCGGGAACTCTCCGGCGAGGACCTCCGCAAACTGGCCGAGCGGATGTTCGCCATGGAAGAACCGCTCGAGGCGCTCGAACGCCGCGGCATCTCCCTCAGGCGGCTGGCGATCGATCACGCTTCTCCCAAGGGGATGCTGCCCCGGTACCGGGTGCTGCTCGGTTCCGACGAACACTGGTTCCCGAACAAGTCGGCGATGGAAGAGTTCCTCGACTCCGAGCAGGAGAAGATGGGCCGCGAACTCAAGACGGCCGACGAGGAGATGCGACAGACGGCAGGTGAGAGTGGATCAACCGACGCCGAAGCCGCAGGCAAGCAGGAGTCGTCTGAGGGAGAGGCCACGGAGGAAGTGGCCACGCTCTCGATGATCGACCTGCACGAGGTGCGTACGATCAACGAGGGACTGCGGGCCCTCGAGGCCGACTTCAATCTCAACCTGAACGATCTGCTTCCGGCACCGCCCGTCAACGCCGAGCCGGTCTACCCGTACGAGATTATCGGCCACGACTCGCCGTACCGCCTCGAAAGTCTGCGTGACCTGGTTCCGAAGCTGCGTGAGATCGGCGGACGGGGCCTCTCCTACACCCGCTTCAAGGGTCTGGGCGAAATGAACCCGAACGAGCTGTTCGAGACGGCGATGGACCCGGAGAACCGCGTTCTCAAGCAGGTGACGCTCGAAGATGCCGCCGCGGCCGAAGAGATCTTCCGCGTGCTGATGGGAGATCACGTCGAGCCCCGTCGGGAGTTCATCGAGAAGCACGCTCTGGACGTGAAGGACCTCGACATCTGATCCGACCGGCAGAACCGTGAGGCAGGCGTTGCGGGGCGTGCGCGAAACGTGGCACAATTCCCTTGCGGACCGCCCCCTCGCCTCACGGAGAACGCTCTGTGCCCGCTCGGCTGCGATATCAACGTGGATGCCCGCTGAACCCATCTTCTGCAGTGTGCATGCGCGGCTTTGCGTTCAGCGCGGTCGTCATCTCGATTGCCTGTCTGCTGCCGGGCCTGCGGCCGGCTCGCGCCGAAGAGATCGACCAGTTCGCCCCGTTGCGGACGTCCTTCGACTCAGGCGTCCTGCCGCTGCTCAGGCAGTTCTGCGTCGACTGCCATTCGACTGCCGATCGGGAAGGCGAGCTCGATCTGGAACGAGTCGGGACGTTTGCTGACGTCCGTCGCGATCCGGCCGCCTGGCAGAAGGTCCGCCGGATGCTGCGTGACGGTGAGATGCCGCCCGCAGACAGCCCGCAGCTCTCCCGTGAGCAGATGCGGCAACTGACCGAATGGGTCAGTCGCTATCTCGACACCGAGGCCCGCGCCCGGGCGGGTGATCCGGGGCCGGTGGTCCTGCGGCGACTCAACAACTCCGAGTACACCTGGACGATCCGCGACCTGACCGGCGTGAAGTCGCTCGATCCGGCCCGCCAGTTCCCGACGGACGGTGCTGCTGGAGAAGGATTCACCAACACCGGCCAGGCGCTGGCCATGTCGCCGGCCCT
This region includes:
- a CDS encoding helix-turn-helix domain-containing protein, with the translated sequence MSRITAENVLLRQDGHAFLVLRENLFAYTALMQPPADNPGCHTNPVTICGPPGVGKSLLVKSYVRDRIDQQPGIPVVHVSGAQFIADLAEAAAENRIPQWQRSHRSAGLFICEDLQSLATHDEAQQHLQAAIDEVDATGGQVVLTALRLPGEINGLSAKLVNRCHGGICATIDLPGPASRRKLLDHFLAEQQLILPEALVDELTREMAVAPRELRAIVQELAVATRGQPNIPEQLVRNVVNQRKEEYGVTLPDVARAVAKRFGVGLSALRSGRRLRSLVLPRQTAMLLARELTDARYAEIGEYFGGRNHSTVVHACQRIRELLETTPELASSVDQVRTQLVSRRIPAKC
- the dnaN gene encoding DNA polymerase III subunit beta, with translation MKLECSRSLLAAAFQTVSGVVPTRTPNEILKNVKLTVADGTATLVGTDQEVGVRYEIPEVVTSSMGEVLLPTQRVSAILREVQDDMLTFEVTEDALWIRAGQSEFRLSIEDPGEFPDVPTFTDEDFFVVTGGNFKKGIQRTLFATDVESTRYALGGVLLELAGETMTMAATDSRRLAVCSSSCSTQGNIEQDETRQVVPSKAMSLIERSIHDSEAEIRVAVHANDVLVSSGNTTIYARLVEGRFPRYQDVVPNEFDITIELVVAPFLAAVRQAMIVTNEESRGVDFAFGNGTLTLNSSANDVGTSKIQLPISYEGDELVITFDPRFVAEFLRVLDGADSVTLNLIDANSAAVFKADESYTYVVMPLSREER
- a CDS encoding DciA family protein, translating into MERSGRKTTSDGSSSRPQALGDVLSQLFAARGYGRVRGDRHLHDAWADVAGEQIRKQTKVMALRNGVLQVAVSNSALLSELVAFHKAELVDRFRTDHPECKVRDLKFRLRGDLK
- a CDS encoding DNA gyrase subunit B yields the protein MSNETPNQPDSGYSEAQIRALEGIEGIRLRPDMYIGGTDLHGLHHLVYELVANSVDEAVNGYATTISVTIHGDGSCTVVDDGRGIPVGPMPDMENRSALEVVFTEIHAGGKFDRKSGYTVGTGGLHGVGITAVNACSEWLEAEVRRQGHVWTIEFREGVVETPLKKGGATDQTGTKITFKPDGTIFQTTSFSYDGLHKTLQDAAFLNAGLRIRISDERTGQSDEFHYEDGLVAFVQHLNRTETAIFPTVVHVIGEHTGDTGPVGVDVALQYNDGFSENIRCYCNGIYNSEGGTHLSGFRSALTRVLNNYGRKENIFKDIQPQGEDFREGLAAIITVRHPDPKFEAQTKIKLVNSDVAGIVESVVAEGLAKFLEENPSVAKAILNKGLRAAEAREAARKARDLARDKSKVTSGGLPEKLRDCRNHDLNLSELYLVEGDSAGGSADTGRDSATQAILPLRGKILNVEKAQLVKVLANTEVAAIFKAIGISPMAEEQDIAKRRYGKIILMTDADVDGSHIRTLLLTFIFRHMRELVKQGCVYVAQPPLYRVLSKTRKNQSPRYVQTQEEMMAELLELGLGGASLLIKPRANLLAERLEQTSEPATEARELSGEDLRKLAERMFAMEEPLEALERRGISLRRLAIDHASPKGMLPRYRVLLGSDEHWFPNKSAMEEFLDSEQEKMGRELKTADEEMRQTAGESGSTDAEAAGKQESSEGEATEEVATLSMIDLHEVRTINEGLRALEADFNLNLNDLLPAPPVNAEPVYPYEIIGHDSPYRLESLRDLVPKLREIGGRGLSYTRFKGLGEMNPNELFETAMDPENRVLKQVTLEDAAAAEEIFRVLMGDHVEPRREFIEKHALDVKDLDI